From Arachis stenosperma cultivar V10309 chromosome 2, arast.V10309.gnm1.PFL2, whole genome shotgun sequence, one genomic window encodes:
- the LOC130960859 gene encoding MDIS1-interacting receptor like kinase 2-like isoform X3, with product MTKYTFDLLKVAVLTLCATSYVLFPAMASTNEERYSLVKSGWWRSDYQKISNHCNWTAITCNEAGSVIDIAAHYWPFNLPPSSLKLQNLNFTAFPNLVTLYLPRMQLTGIIPPEIGPIPQQLGNLRDLQELHLSNNLINGTIPSSLGRLGNLTALSLASNQIEGHIPQNLGNLKTLRKLSLSNNKLSGSIPLTLYQLGNLSYLYLDSNQIEGQIPPEIGSLEALEVLNLSSNSFFGPIPSQVGALIFLYELYIEFNQINSSIPSEFQNLVSLTTLYLSHNKISGVIPSELFKLPLSSLHLSTNQLVGHIPFEMRNSIKLCDVDLSNNKLEGFIPSPIVNCFLARVNLSNNKLSGSIPVQIGFVNILDVSHNFLSGEVPSLVVSDNASWSLLDISLILSSLDLSYNHLSGGLPINLENVLHINLSFNFFKCSKGFKVFHKESLIGNTPNFPSCSSQVQKPNKAKHLIVIILPVTCILLIICLFILYFTLSTNKTKIEQRQAKNGDLFCIWNYDGRIAFQDIIEATNNFDFQYCIGTGAYGSVYRAQLPSGKVVALKKLHQSESQNISFNESFRNEVKMLTEIRHRNIVKLHGFCLHNQCKFLVYEYMERGSLFHVLNNIKEVGELNWSKRVNIIKAMANALSYMHHDCIPPIVHRDVTSSNVLLNSQLDAVVSDFGLARFIDPDSSNQTFQVGTYGYVAPELAYSWTVTEKCDVYSFGVVALETLMGRHPRELISSLFDTSPQNMLLKDLLDSRIRLPHSQKDAQDIALVVTIALACLHSKPNSRPSMLQVSQQLSSSGQSPLPSSFFEISIHQLMAQVL from the exons ATGACTAAGTATACTTTCGATTTACTGAAAGTAGCAGTGCTAACATTATGTGCTACTTCTTATGTGTTGTTCCCTGCTATGGCTTCCACCAATGAGGAACGTTATTCTTTGGTGAAGAGTGGTTGGTGGAGAAGTGATTAtcagaagatctcaaaccattGTAATTGGACTGCAATCACATGTAATGAAGCTGGAAGTGTTATAGACATTGCTGCACACTACTGGCCTTTCAACCTTCCTCCATCATCATTGAAACTTCAGAACTTGAATTTCACTGCATTTCCCAATTTAGTCACTCTGTATCTACCTCGAATGCAACTCACTGGAATCATCCCTCCCGAGATAG GTCCAATACCACAACAGTTAGGGAATTTAAGAGACTTACAAGAACTACATCTCTCAAATAATTTGATCAATGGTACAATCCCTTCTAGTTTAGGCCGATTGGGAAACTTGACTGCTCTCTCACTAGCTTCAAACCAAATTGAAGGTCACATACCTCAAAATCTTGGGAATTTAAAGACTTTACGAAAACTCTCTCTCTCAAATAATAAACTCTCAGGTTCAATCCCTTTAACTCTATATCAATTGGGAAATTTATCTTATCTCTACCTTGATTCAAACCAAATAGAAGGACAAATACCACCAGAGATAGGGAGTTTAGAAGCACTAGAAGTTTTAAATCTTTCATCTAACTCTTTTTTTGGTCCAATTCCTTCTCAAGTCGGAGCTTTAATTTTCTTATACGAGTTATATATAGAATTCAATCAAATAAATAGTTCTATACCTTCTGAATTTCAGAATTTGGTTAGCCTAACTACCTTGTATCTTTCTCACAATAAGATATCTGGTGTTATACCATCTGAACTGTTCAAGTTACCCTTGTCTTCTCTGCATCTTTCAACCAATCAATTAGTTGGGCATATACCATTTGAGATGAGGAATTCCATTAAGCTTTGTGATGTAGACCTTTCCAATAACAAGCTAGAAGGATTTATCCCATCTCCTATAGTAAACTGTTTCCTAGCAAGAGTTAATTTAAGCAATAACAAGCTAAGTGGAAGCATTCCTGTCCAAATTGGTTTTGTCAACATCCTTGACGTTAGTCACAATTTTCTGAGTGGTGAAGTACCTTCTTTGGTTGTTAGTGACAATGCTTCTTGGTCACTTCTAGATATAAGCCTTATATTGTCAAGTTTGGATCTTAGCTACAACCATCTCTCTGGTGGCTTGCCAATTAACCTTGAAAATGTTCTTCATATAAACTTGTCCTTCAATTTCTTTAAGTGTTCAAAAGGCTTCAAAGTTTTCCATAAAGAATCACTAATTGGTAACACTCCTAATTTCCCTTCTTGTTCTTCTCAAGTCCAAAAACCCAACAAGGCTAAACACCTCATTGTAATTATTCTTCCTGTTACTTGCATCCTCCTTATCATTTGTCTGTTCATATTGTATTTTACTCTGTCTACCAATAAAACCAAAATTGAACAAAGACAAGCCAAAAATGGAGACTTGTTTTGTATATGGAACTATGATGGTAGAATTGCATTTCAAGACATCATTGAAGCAACAAATAACTTTGACTTCCAGTACTGTATTGGTACTGGGGCATATGGTAGTGTTTATAGAGCACAATTACCAAGTGGAAAAGTTGTTGCATTGAAGAAACTTCATCAAAGCGAATCTCAAAACATATCCTTCAATGAAAGCTTTCGGAACGAAGTCAAGATGTTAACAGAAATCCGTCATAGAAATATTGTGAAACTTCATGGCTTTTGCCTTCACAATCAATGCAAGTTTTTGGTTTATGAATACATGGAAAGAGGCAGCTTATTTCATGTCTTGAACAATATTAAGGAAGTTGGGGAGTTGAATTGGAGCAAGAGGGTGAATATCATTAAGGCAATGGCGAATGCATTGTCTTACATGCACCATGATTGTATTCCTCCAATTGTTCATCGAGATGTGACAAGTAGCAATGTTTTGTTGAATTCACAGCTTGATGCAGTTGTCTCAGACTTCGGTCTAGCTCGATTTATTGATCCTGATTCCTCAAATCAAACCTTTCAAGTTGGAACATATGGCTATGTTGCCCCAG AGCTTGCATATTCATGGACTGTGACAGAAAAATGTGATGTTTATAGTTTTGGAGTAGTGGCACTGGAAACATTGATGGGAAGGCATCCCAGAGAGCTAATCTCATCTTTATTCGACACTTCTCCACAAAACATGTTGTTGAAAGATCTGTTAGATTCACGAATTCGTCTACCTCATAGTCAGAAAGATGCTCAAGACATAGCTCTTGTGGTTACAATAGCACTAGCATGTTTGCATTCTAAACCAAATTCAAGACCATCAATGTTACAAGTGTCTCAACAACTTTCTAGTTCTGGACAGTCACCACTGCCATCATCTTTCTTTGAAATTTCGATCCATCAATTGATGGCTCAAGTGCTATAA
- the LOC130960859 gene encoding MDIS1-interacting receptor like kinase 2-like isoform X2 yields the protein MTKYTFDLLKVAVLTLCATSYVLFPAMASTNEERYSLVKSGWWRSDYQKISNHCNWTAITCNEAGSVIDIAAHYWPFNLPPSSLKLQNLNFTAFPNLVTLYLPRMQLTGIIPPEIVLDVSFNSLCGTIPSELGEFENLTFLSLASNRIEGPIPQQLGNLRDLQELHLSNNLINGTIPSSLGRLGNLTALSLASNQIEGHIPQNLGNLKTLRKLSLSNNKLSGSIPLTLYQLGNLSYLYLDSNQIEGQIPPEIGSLEALEVLNLSSNSFFGPIPSQVGALIFLYELYIEFNQINSSIPSEFQNLVSLTTLYLSHNKISGVIPSELFKLPLSSLHLSTNQLVGHIPFEMRNSIKLCDVDLSNNKLEGFIPSPIVNCFLARVNLSNNKLSGSIPVQIGFVNILDVSHNFLSGEVPSLVVSDNASWSLLDISLILSSLDLSYNHLSGGLPINLENVLHINLSFNFFKCSKGFKVFHKESLIGNTPNFPSCSSQVQKPNKAKHLIVIILPVTCILLIICLFILYFTLSTNKTKIEQRQAKNGDLFCIWNYDGRIAFQDIIEATNNFDFQYCIGTGAYGSVYRAQLPSGKVVALKKLHQSESQNISFNESFRNEVKMLTEIRHRNIVKLHGFCLHNQCKFLVYEYMERGSLFHVLNNIKEVGELNWSKRVNIIKAMANALSYMHHDCIPPIVHRDVTSSNVLLNSQLDAVVSDFGLARFIDPDSSNQTFQVGTYGYVAPELAYSWTVTEKCDVYSFGVVALETLMGRHPRELISSLFDTSPQNMLLKDLLDSRIRLPHSQKDAQDIALVVTIALACLHSKPNSRPSMLQVSQQLSSSGQSPLPSSFFEISIHQLMAQVL from the exons ATGACTAAGTATACTTTCGATTTACTGAAAGTAGCAGTGCTAACATTATGTGCTACTTCTTATGTGTTGTTCCCTGCTATGGCTTCCACCAATGAGGAACGTTATTCTTTGGTGAAGAGTGGTTGGTGGAGAAGTGATTAtcagaagatctcaaaccattGTAATTGGACTGCAATCACATGTAATGAAGCTGGAAGTGTTATAGACATTGCTGCACACTACTGGCCTTTCAACCTTCCTCCATCATCATTGAAACTTCAGAACTTGAATTTCACTGCATTTCCCAATTTAGTCACTCTGTATCTACCTCGAATGCAACTCACTGGAATCATCCCTCCCGAGATAG TTCTTGATGTTTCCTTCAATTCTCTTTGTGGAACCATTCCTTCTGAGTTGGGTGAATTCGAGAATCTAACCTTTCTTTCGCTTGCTTCAAACCGAATTGAAGGTCCAATACCACAACAGTTAGGGAATTTAAGAGACTTACAAGAACTACATCTCTCAAATAATTTGATCAATGGTACAATCCCTTCTAGTTTAGGCCGATTGGGAAACTTGACTGCTCTCTCACTAGCTTCAAACCAAATTGAAGGTCACATACCTCAAAATCTTGGGAATTTAAAGACTTTACGAAAACTCTCTCTCTCAAATAATAAACTCTCAGGTTCAATCCCTTTAACTCTATATCAATTGGGAAATTTATCTTATCTCTACCTTGATTCAAACCAAATAGAAGGACAAATACCACCAGAGATAGGGAGTTTAGAAGCACTAGAAGTTTTAAATCTTTCATCTAACTCTTTTTTTGGTCCAATTCCTTCTCAAGTCGGAGCTTTAATTTTCTTATACGAGTTATATATAGAATTCAATCAAATAAATAGTTCTATACCTTCTGAATTTCAGAATTTGGTTAGCCTAACTACCTTGTATCTTTCTCACAATAAGATATCTGGTGTTATACCATCTGAACTGTTCAAGTTACCCTTGTCTTCTCTGCATCTTTCAACCAATCAATTAGTTGGGCATATACCATTTGAGATGAGGAATTCCATTAAGCTTTGTGATGTAGACCTTTCCAATAACAAGCTAGAAGGATTTATCCCATCTCCTATAGTAAACTGTTTCCTAGCAAGAGTTAATTTAAGCAATAACAAGCTAAGTGGAAGCATTCCTGTCCAAATTGGTTTTGTCAACATCCTTGACGTTAGTCACAATTTTCTGAGTGGTGAAGTACCTTCTTTGGTTGTTAGTGACAATGCTTCTTGGTCACTTCTAGATATAAGCCTTATATTGTCAAGTTTGGATCTTAGCTACAACCATCTCTCTGGTGGCTTGCCAATTAACCTTGAAAATGTTCTTCATATAAACTTGTCCTTCAATTTCTTTAAGTGTTCAAAAGGCTTCAAAGTTTTCCATAAAGAATCACTAATTGGTAACACTCCTAATTTCCCTTCTTGTTCTTCTCAAGTCCAAAAACCCAACAAGGCTAAACACCTCATTGTAATTATTCTTCCTGTTACTTGCATCCTCCTTATCATTTGTCTGTTCATATTGTATTTTACTCTGTCTACCAATAAAACCAAAATTGAACAAAGACAAGCCAAAAATGGAGACTTGTTTTGTATATGGAACTATGATGGTAGAATTGCATTTCAAGACATCATTGAAGCAACAAATAACTTTGACTTCCAGTACTGTATTGGTACTGGGGCATATGGTAGTGTTTATAGAGCACAATTACCAAGTGGAAAAGTTGTTGCATTGAAGAAACTTCATCAAAGCGAATCTCAAAACATATCCTTCAATGAAAGCTTTCGGAACGAAGTCAAGATGTTAACAGAAATCCGTCATAGAAATATTGTGAAACTTCATGGCTTTTGCCTTCACAATCAATGCAAGTTTTTGGTTTATGAATACATGGAAAGAGGCAGCTTATTTCATGTCTTGAACAATATTAAGGAAGTTGGGGAGTTGAATTGGAGCAAGAGGGTGAATATCATTAAGGCAATGGCGAATGCATTGTCTTACATGCACCATGATTGTATTCCTCCAATTGTTCATCGAGATGTGACAAGTAGCAATGTTTTGTTGAATTCACAGCTTGATGCAGTTGTCTCAGACTTCGGTCTAGCTCGATTTATTGATCCTGATTCCTCAAATCAAACCTTTCAAGTTGGAACATATGGCTATGTTGCCCCAG AGCTTGCATATTCATGGACTGTGACAGAAAAATGTGATGTTTATAGTTTTGGAGTAGTGGCACTGGAAACATTGATGGGAAGGCATCCCAGAGAGCTAATCTCATCTTTATTCGACACTTCTCCACAAAACATGTTGTTGAAAGATCTGTTAGATTCACGAATTCGTCTACCTCATAGTCAGAAAGATGCTCAAGACATAGCTCTTGTGGTTACAATAGCACTAGCATGTTTGCATTCTAAACCAAATTCAAGACCATCAATGTTACAAGTGTCTCAACAACTTTCTAGTTCTGGACAGTCACCACTGCCATCATCTTTCTTTGAAATTTCGATCCATCAATTGATGGCTCAAGTGCTATAA
- the LOC130960859 gene encoding MDIS1-interacting receptor like kinase 2-like isoform X1, whose translation MTKYTFDLLKVAVLTLCATSYVLFPAMASTNEERYSLVKSGWWRSDYQKISNHCNWTAITCNEAGSVIDIAAHYWPFNLPPSSLKLQNLNFTAFPNLVTLYLPRMQLTGIIPPEIGTLSKLVTLDLSYNNLHGELPKSFASLTQLIVLDVSFNSLCGTIPSELGEFENLTFLSLASNRIEGPIPQQLGNLRDLQELHLSNNLINGTIPSSLGRLGNLTALSLASNQIEGHIPQNLGNLKTLRKLSLSNNKLSGSIPLTLYQLGNLSYLYLDSNQIEGQIPPEIGSLEALEVLNLSSNSFFGPIPSQVGALIFLYELYIEFNQINSSIPSEFQNLVSLTTLYLSHNKISGVIPSELFKLPLSSLHLSTNQLVGHIPFEMRNSIKLCDVDLSNNKLEGFIPSPIVNCFLARVNLSNNKLSGSIPVQIGFVNILDVSHNFLSGEVPSLVVSDNASWSLLDISLILSSLDLSYNHLSGGLPINLENVLHINLSFNFFKCSKGFKVFHKESLIGNTPNFPSCSSQVQKPNKAKHLIVIILPVTCILLIICLFILYFTLSTNKTKIEQRQAKNGDLFCIWNYDGRIAFQDIIEATNNFDFQYCIGTGAYGSVYRAQLPSGKVVALKKLHQSESQNISFNESFRNEVKMLTEIRHRNIVKLHGFCLHNQCKFLVYEYMERGSLFHVLNNIKEVGELNWSKRVNIIKAMANALSYMHHDCIPPIVHRDVTSSNVLLNSQLDAVVSDFGLARFIDPDSSNQTFQVGTYGYVAPELAYSWTVTEKCDVYSFGVVALETLMGRHPRELISSLFDTSPQNMLLKDLLDSRIRLPHSQKDAQDIALVVTIALACLHSKPNSRPSMLQVSQQLSSSGQSPLPSSFFEISIHQLMAQVL comes from the exons ATGACTAAGTATACTTTCGATTTACTGAAAGTAGCAGTGCTAACATTATGTGCTACTTCTTATGTGTTGTTCCCTGCTATGGCTTCCACCAATGAGGAACGTTATTCTTTGGTGAAGAGTGGTTGGTGGAGAAGTGATTAtcagaagatctcaaaccattGTAATTGGACTGCAATCACATGTAATGAAGCTGGAAGTGTTATAGACATTGCTGCACACTACTGGCCTTTCAACCTTCCTCCATCATCATTGAAACTTCAGAACTTGAATTTCACTGCATTTCCCAATTTAGTCACTCTGTATCTACCTCGAATGCAACTCACTGGAATCATCCCTCCCGAGATAGGTACTCTTTCGAAACTTGTCACTCTTGATCTGTCTTATAATAATCTTCATGGTGAGCTTCCAAAATCATTTGCAAGTCTTACTCAACTCATAGTTCTTGATGTTTCCTTCAATTCTCTTTGTGGAACCATTCCTTCTGAGTTGGGTGAATTCGAGAATCTAACCTTTCTTTCGCTTGCTTCAAACCGAATTGAAGGTCCAATACCACAACAGTTAGGGAATTTAAGAGACTTACAAGAACTACATCTCTCAAATAATTTGATCAATGGTACAATCCCTTCTAGTTTAGGCCGATTGGGAAACTTGACTGCTCTCTCACTAGCTTCAAACCAAATTGAAGGTCACATACCTCAAAATCTTGGGAATTTAAAGACTTTACGAAAACTCTCTCTCTCAAATAATAAACTCTCAGGTTCAATCCCTTTAACTCTATATCAATTGGGAAATTTATCTTATCTCTACCTTGATTCAAACCAAATAGAAGGACAAATACCACCAGAGATAGGGAGTTTAGAAGCACTAGAAGTTTTAAATCTTTCATCTAACTCTTTTTTTGGTCCAATTCCTTCTCAAGTCGGAGCTTTAATTTTCTTATACGAGTTATATATAGAATTCAATCAAATAAATAGTTCTATACCTTCTGAATTTCAGAATTTGGTTAGCCTAACTACCTTGTATCTTTCTCACAATAAGATATCTGGTGTTATACCATCTGAACTGTTCAAGTTACCCTTGTCTTCTCTGCATCTTTCAACCAATCAATTAGTTGGGCATATACCATTTGAGATGAGGAATTCCATTAAGCTTTGTGATGTAGACCTTTCCAATAACAAGCTAGAAGGATTTATCCCATCTCCTATAGTAAACTGTTTCCTAGCAAGAGTTAATTTAAGCAATAACAAGCTAAGTGGAAGCATTCCTGTCCAAATTGGTTTTGTCAACATCCTTGACGTTAGTCACAATTTTCTGAGTGGTGAAGTACCTTCTTTGGTTGTTAGTGACAATGCTTCTTGGTCACTTCTAGATATAAGCCTTATATTGTCAAGTTTGGATCTTAGCTACAACCATCTCTCTGGTGGCTTGCCAATTAACCTTGAAAATGTTCTTCATATAAACTTGTCCTTCAATTTCTTTAAGTGTTCAAAAGGCTTCAAAGTTTTCCATAAAGAATCACTAATTGGTAACACTCCTAATTTCCCTTCTTGTTCTTCTCAAGTCCAAAAACCCAACAAGGCTAAACACCTCATTGTAATTATTCTTCCTGTTACTTGCATCCTCCTTATCATTTGTCTGTTCATATTGTATTTTACTCTGTCTACCAATAAAACCAAAATTGAACAAAGACAAGCCAAAAATGGAGACTTGTTTTGTATATGGAACTATGATGGTAGAATTGCATTTCAAGACATCATTGAAGCAACAAATAACTTTGACTTCCAGTACTGTATTGGTACTGGGGCATATGGTAGTGTTTATAGAGCACAATTACCAAGTGGAAAAGTTGTTGCATTGAAGAAACTTCATCAAAGCGAATCTCAAAACATATCCTTCAATGAAAGCTTTCGGAACGAAGTCAAGATGTTAACAGAAATCCGTCATAGAAATATTGTGAAACTTCATGGCTTTTGCCTTCACAATCAATGCAAGTTTTTGGTTTATGAATACATGGAAAGAGGCAGCTTATTTCATGTCTTGAACAATATTAAGGAAGTTGGGGAGTTGAATTGGAGCAAGAGGGTGAATATCATTAAGGCAATGGCGAATGCATTGTCTTACATGCACCATGATTGTATTCCTCCAATTGTTCATCGAGATGTGACAAGTAGCAATGTTTTGTTGAATTCACAGCTTGATGCAGTTGTCTCAGACTTCGGTCTAGCTCGATTTATTGATCCTGATTCCTCAAATCAAACCTTTCAAGTTGGAACATATGGCTATGTTGCCCCAG AGCTTGCATATTCATGGACTGTGACAGAAAAATGTGATGTTTATAGTTTTGGAGTAGTGGCACTGGAAACATTGATGGGAAGGCATCCCAGAGAGCTAATCTCATCTTTATTCGACACTTCTCCACAAAACATGTTGTTGAAAGATCTGTTAGATTCACGAATTCGTCTACCTCATAGTCAGAAAGATGCTCAAGACATAGCTCTTGTGGTTACAATAGCACTAGCATGTTTGCATTCTAAACCAAATTCAAGACCATCAATGTTACAAGTGTCTCAACAACTTTCTAGTTCTGGACAGTCACCACTGCCATCATCTTTCTTTGAAATTTCGATCCATCAATTGATGGCTCAAGTGCTATAA
- the LOC130961112 gene encoding transketolase, chloroplastic-like, with amino-acid sequence MASSSLSVSQSILSRPASSSRRSSLPSFSGLRPTASSNPTQPAISLRRIPPISALKVSASSSSAVDTVDRTAADPAIVEKSVNTIRFLAIDAVEKANSGHPGLPMGCAPMGHVLYDEVMRYNPKNPKWFNRDRFVLSAGHGCMLQYALLHLAGYDSVKEEDLKQFRQWESRTPGHPENFETPGIEVTTGPLGQGIANAVGLALAEKHLAARFNKPDNEIVDHYTYAILGDGCQMEGIANEACSLAGHWGLGKLIAFYDDNHISIDGNTEIAFTESVDRRFEGLGWHVIWVKNGNNGYDEIRAAIKEAKAVKDRPTLIKVTTTIGYGSPNKANSYSVHGSALGAKEVEATRQNLGWAHEPFHVPEDVKKHWSRHIPEGAALEAEWNKKFAEYEKKYKEEAAELKCIINGEFPAGWEKALPTYTPETPGDATRNLSQHNLNALAKVLPGLLGGSADLASSNMTLMKMFGNFQKDTPAERNIRFGVREHGMGAISNGIALHSPGLIPYCATFFVFTDYMRAAIRLSALSQAGVIYVMTHDSIGLGEDGPTHQPIEHLASFRAMPNVLMLRPADGNETAGSYKVAVLNRKRPSILALSRQKLPNLPGTSIEGVGKGGYTISDNSTGNKPDVILIGTGSELEIAAKAADDLRKEGKAVRVVSFVSWELFNEQSEAYKESVLPAAVSARVSIEAGSTFGWERIIGSKGKAIGIDRFGASAPAGKIYKEFGITKEAVIAAAKSLI; translated from the exons ATGGCATCTTCCTCTCTCTCCGTCTCCCAATCCATCCTCTCCCGTCCCGCCTCCTCATCCCGCCGCTCTTCCCTCCCCTCATTTTCCGGTCTCCGCCCAACCGCCTCATCTAACCCGACCCAACCCGCAATCTCCCTCCGCCGCATCCCCCCAATCTCCGCCCTCAAGGTCTCCGCTTCCTCCTCCTCCGCCGTCGATACCGTCGACCGCACCGCCGCCGACCCCGCGATCGTTGAGAAGTCGGTCAACACGATCCGGTTCCTCGCTATCGATGCCGTTGAGAAAGCGAATTCGGGTCACCCGGGTCTTCCCATGGGTTGCGCCCCGATGGGTCACGTGCTCTATGACGAGGTTATGAGGTACAACCCGAAGAATCCGAAATGGTTCAACCGTGATCGCTTTGTTCTCTCCGCTGGACATGGTTGCATGCTTCAGTATGCGTTGCTTCACCTTGCTGGCTATGATAGCGTCAAG GAGGAGGATTTGAAGCAATTCCGTCAGTGGGAAAGCAGGACTCCCGGACACCCTGAGAATTTTGAGACACCTGGAATTGAAGTTACAACAG GTCCTCTTGGTCAGGGTATTGCCAATGCTGTGGGTTTGGCCCTCGCAGAGAAGCACTTGGCTGCGAGATTTAATAAGCCTGACAATGAGATTGTTGATCATTACAC GTATGCTATATTGGGTGATGGTTGCCAGATGGAGGGAATCGCAAATGAAGCATGCTCACTTGCTGGCCACTGGGGATTAGGGAAGCTAATAGCATTCTATGATGACAATCACATTTCTATTGACGGTAACACTGAAATTGCTTTCACTGAGAGTGTTGATAGACGTTTTGAGGGACTTGGATGGCATGTTATTTGGGTAAAGAATGGAAACAATGGTTATGATGAAATTCGTGCTGCCATCAAGGAGGCAAAGGCTGTGAAAGACAGACCCACACTAATCAAG GTCACGACCACAATTGGTTATGGTTCTCCTAACAAGGCTAACTCCTACAGTGTGCACGGAAGTGCATTGGGTGCCAAAGAAGTTGAGGCTACAAGGCAGAACCTTGGATGGGCACATGAGCCTTTCCATGTGCCTGAGGATGTCAAAAA GCACTGGAGTCGCCACATCCCTGAGGGTGCTGCACTTGAAGCCGAGTGGAATAAAAAGTTTGCCGAATATGAGAAGAAATACAAGGAGGAAGCTGCAGAACTGAAGTGTATTATCAATGGAGAATTTCCTGCTGGATGGGAGAAAGCACTTCCA ACATACACCCCGGAGACCCCAGGTGATGCCACCAGAAATCTCTCTCAGCACAACCTTAATGCCCTTGCAAAGGTTCTTCCCGGTCTGCTTGGTGGTAGTGCGGATCTTGCATCTTCCAACATGACCTTGATGAAAATGTTTGGGAACTTCCAAAAGGACACTCCTGCTGAGCGTAATATTAGATTTGGCGTCAGAGAACATGGCATGGGAGCAATCAGCAACGGCATTGCTCTACACAGCCCTGGCCTGATTCCTTACTGCGCaactttctttgttttcaccGACTACATGAGAGCTGCCATAAGGCTTTCTGCCCTGTCTCAGGCTGGTGTTATTTATGTGATGACCCATGATTCAATAGGACTTGGAGAGGATGGGCCGACCCACCAACCTATTGAGCACCTGGCAAGCTTCCGGGCGATGCCTAATGTTTTGATGCTTCGTCCTGCTGATGGTAATGAAACTGCCGGCTCATACAAAGTTGCCGTGCTTAACAGGAAGAGACCCTCTATCCTCGCCCTTTCTAGGCAAAAGTTGCCCAATCTTCCTGGAACTTCTATTGAAGGAGTCGGAAAGGGTGGATACACCATCTCAGACAACTCAACAGGCAATAAGCCTGATGTCATTTTGATTGGAACTGGTTCCGAATTGGAGATTGCTGCCAAGGCTGCTGATGATCTCAGAAAGGAAGGTAAGGCCGTTAGAGTCGTTTCGTTCGTTTCATGGGAACTTTTCAACGAGCAATCGGAGGCATACAAGGAGAGTGTTCTCCCTGCTGCTGTTTCAGCTAGAGTTAGCATTGAGGCAGGATCAACATTTGGGTGGGAGAGAATCATTGGAAGCAAAGGAAAAGCAATAGGCATTGATCGATTCGGAGCTAGCGCTCCGGCaggaaaaatatacaaagagttTGGCATCACAAAGGAAGCTGTTATTGCTGCAGCAAAATCACTTATCTAA